The Lentimicrobiaceae bacterium genome includes a region encoding these proteins:
- a CDS encoding site-specific integrase yields MGKFNFTLRTNYVSKDGFNAVVAKYSSAGKIYQVNTGVEVLPMNWDSKNQFVIEDDPAATTKNIQLRTLRNKADKILLQAEVNGVELNTEEFKAAFSKPSDKNSGVFCDFLKKEIELKKSLLSYNTLRQYNATLNKIYNLDSRITIKEVNSFAFFQRFESYMRNDLSNQTNTVCKTLKILKALINTAVQKKLITRNEVNGYKLKYIQPDRNFLNLKEIDKLEKMLPTLPHRLASSLRCFLFCCYTGLRYGDLARLSFSHLTGKNIEIIQEKTSDMVKIPLSKRALKLIDTAQNKPEAKVFKVYSNQKMNDYLKAALLRAGIDREITFHCSRHTFATISLNINIPLNVVSKLLGHKDIKTTEIYARLLDETKTNEMKKWDKL; encoded by the coding sequence ATGGGGAAATTCAATTTTACTCTCAGAACAAACTATGTTTCTAAAGATGGTTTTAATGCCGTTGTGGCTAAATATTCTTCAGCAGGGAAAATATACCAGGTAAATACCGGTGTTGAAGTTTTACCCATGAACTGGGACAGTAAAAACCAATTTGTAATAGAAGATGATCCGGCTGCAACTACTAAAAATATTCAATTAAGAACCCTGCGCAATAAAGCAGATAAAATACTTTTGCAAGCCGAAGTAAACGGTGTTGAACTGAATACAGAAGAATTTAAGGCTGCCTTTTCAAAACCATCTGATAAAAATAGCGGTGTATTCTGCGACTTCCTGAAAAAAGAAATTGAACTTAAAAAATCGTTACTGAGCTATAATACACTCAGACAATATAATGCAACACTGAATAAAATTTATAACCTTGATTCCAGAATAACCATTAAAGAAGTTAACTCTTTTGCATTTTTCCAACGCTTCGAAAGTTATATGCGCAATGATCTGAGCAACCAGACAAATACTGTTTGTAAAACATTAAAAATTCTTAAAGCACTGATTAATACTGCTGTTCAAAAAAAACTAATTACACGCAATGAAGTAAACGGTTATAAATTAAAGTATATCCAGCCGGACCGCAATTTTCTTAACTTAAAGGAAATTGACAAGCTGGAGAAAATGTTACCGACTCTCCCCCATCGGCTGGCGTCTTCACTCCGATGTTTTCTGTTTTGCTGTTATACAGGTTTAAGATATGGCGATCTGGCCAGGCTGTCTTTTTCTCATTTAACGGGTAAAAATATTGAAATCATTCAGGAAAAAACATCCGATATGGTGAAAATTCCTTTGTCTAAAAGAGCGCTGAAGCTTATTGATACTGCACAAAATAAACCTGAAGCAAAAGTATTTAAAGTATATTCTAATCAAAAAATGAACGACTATTTAAAAGCAGCATTATTAAGAGCCGGCATCGACAGAGAAATAACTTTCCATTGCTCACGTCATACATTTGCAACCATATCGCTAAACATAAATATTCCACTAAATGTCGTATCTAAACTCCTTGGCCACAAGGATATAAAAACTACTGAAATTTATGCCAGGCTATTGGATGAAACAAAAACCAATGAAATGAAAAAATGGGATAAACTATAA
- a CDS encoding helix-turn-helix domain-containing protein: MNISKIVDLYKRHRMTQEELADNINMSKTNLSNIILGKQEAKVSTIEAIAQYFKVPVGYFFDEAEAPMGGHVQNANGKNIIQSIGEMQCRKELSAAQMNILELQHQVELLQMQIKSFKIEVEGKDKIIKLLERGR; the protein is encoded by the coding sequence ATGAATATCAGCAAAATAGTAGATTTGTATAAAAGGCATAGAATGACTCAAGAAGAGCTTGCCGATAATATTAACATGTCAAAAACGAATTTAAGTAATATTATTCTTGGCAAACAAGAAGCTAAAGTATCTACAATTGAAGCTATTGCACAATATTTTAAAGTTCCCGTAGGTTATTTTTTTGATGAGGCAGAGGCGCCGATGGGCGGGCATGTGCAAAATGCCAACGGCAAAAATATAATACAAAGTATAGGGGAGATGCAGTGCCGCAAAGAACTATCGGCTGCCCAAATGAACATATTGGAACTCCAACACCAGGTAGAACTACTGCAAATGCAAATAAAAAGCTTCAAAATAGAAGTAGAAGGAAAAGATAAAATAATAAAGTTGCTGGAGAGGGGGAGGTGA
- a CDS encoding class I SAM-dependent methyltransferase, giving the protein MAVEFLNVDGYQVQQHRDELDFICKKSKGKRNYMEIGVFNGGTFNHVSKHIKGKHIALDMAPWPERNENLKKTVKDCHIIIGDSHNYATKELVRKVLDGELLDVLFIDGDHSAQGVKRDYEMYKEFVSDGGLIFFHDIIKSDFHAKHSCFVDQFWDSLPEPKESITVSEEWGGVGFIVNKKVKWNCYQIFFDENSKNHLLPIFTPYDNSLDKSNTFYENNVIVDIYNKIRKEKADYIGTTSWKFAEKTKMTATQFTERVEATNCFYQAILFPIQSHLHENCLKRNKELIFPLYKLSLIFDELNILPFKMNDCQWTCSYCNYWLADKETYKKYCKTTLIPAIKAFLENKDIIDLCAENKFFHNNRFYHLAPFFLEQLFGFFVNHFNIKHTIITEDLNSNFSYTPPVLSKNKEIKFVDIEFHHGKTLNSIILKNSL; this is encoded by the coding sequence ATGGCTGTAGAATTTTTAAATGTTGATGGATATCAGGTTCAGCAACATCGCGATGAGCTTGATTTTATTTGTAAAAAATCTAAAGGTAAACGCAATTACATGGAAATAGGCGTTTTCAATGGTGGAACATTCAACCATGTATCAAAACACATCAAAGGAAAACATATCGCCCTTGATATGGCCCCATGGCCGGAGCGTAACGAAAACCTGAAGAAAACCGTCAAGGACTGCCATATAATCATTGGCGACAGCCACAATTATGCAACAAAAGAACTGGTCCGTAAAGTTCTCGATGGCGAGCTGCTCGATGTACTCTTTATCGATGGCGACCACTCCGCTCAGGGTGTTAAACGCGATTATGAAATGTACAAAGAATTTGTTTCTGACGGCGGCCTGATTTTTTTTCACGACATCATCAAATCTGACTTTCATGCAAAACACTCTTGTTTTGTTGATCAGTTCTGGGACAGTCTCCCTGAACCAAAAGAATCAATTACCGTTTCTGAAGAATGGGGTGGTGTGGGCTTCATCGTTAATAAGAAAGTGAAATGGAACTGCTACCAGATCTTCTTTGATGAAAATTCCAAAAATCATCTGTTGCCTATTTTCACACCTTACGACAACAGCCTGGACAAATCAAACACTTTCTATGAAAATAATGTCATTGTTGATATCTACAATAAAATCCGGAAGGAAAAAGCCGATTATATTGGTACCACTTCATGGAAATTTGCAGAAAAAACTAAAATGACAGCCACCCAGTTCACCGAACGTGTCGAAGCCACAAACTGCTTCTACCAAGCTATTTTATTCCCAATCCAAAGCCACCTGCACGAAAACTGCTTAAAACGTAACAAAGAATTAATTTTTCCTCTTTATAAATTATCATTAATATTTGATGAGCTTAATATCTTGCCTTTCAAAATGAACGACTGCCAATGGACCTGTTCTTATTGCAACTACTGGCTGGCCGACAAAGAAACTTATAAAAAATATTGCAAAACAACCCTCATTCCTGCAATTAAAGCATTTTTGGAAAATAAAGATATCATTGATCTTTGTGCTGAAAACAAATTTTTCCACAACAATCGGTTCTATCATTTAGCACCGTTCTTCCTGGAACAACTTTTCGGATTCTTTGTGAATCATTTCAATATCAAACATACCATTATTACTGAAGATCTTAATTCAAATTTTTCTTATACACCACCTGTCTTATCTAAAAACAAAGAAATCAAATTCGTTGATATTGAATTTCATCACGGTAAAACACTAAATAGTATAATCCTTAAAAATTCTCTTTAA